In one Juglans regia cultivar Chandler chromosome 11, Walnut 2.0, whole genome shotgun sequence genomic region, the following are encoded:
- the LOC118349878 gene encoding salicylate carboxymethyltransferase-like has translation MVVLSTLMVVQWCMAEELDSSDGQVEVTHDEVELRSVEMQCMHGCVDFVWEQRVFWTVYDIILPSDLEVPEQLENNKGNICVACTSPPIVLRAYHAQFQKDFSMFLRCRAEELVVGGRMVLTFLGRRSEDPSSKECCYIWELLALALNDLVSKGLIEEEAMNSFNIPLYSPSPSEVKSEVLKEGSFTIDHLETSEMNWTTYDSELMMNSPDAFFDGGYNVAKCIRAIVEPLLISHFGDAIIEEVFCKYREILSDCLSKETNNFINVIVSVTKKG, from the exons ATGGTTGTTCTCAGCACTCTGAtggtggtgcagtggtgtaTGGCGGAGGAGCTGGACTCCAGTgatggtcaagtggaggtgACACACGACGAGGTGGAGTTGcgatccgtggagatgcaaTGCATGCACGGTTGCGTCGATTTCGTATGGGAGCAGCGTGTATTCTGGACG GTATATGATATCATACTGCCTTCTGATCT CGAGGTTCCTGAGCAGTTGGAGAACAACAAAGGGAACATTTGCGTGGCATGTACAAGCCCGCCAATTGTACTAAGGGCGTACCACGCGCAATTTCAAAAAgatttttcaatgtttttaagGTGTCGCGCAGAGGAATTGGTGGTTGGAGGGCGAATGGTCTTAACGTTTCTGGGCAGAAGAAGTGAAGATCCCTCCAGCAAAGAGTGTTGTTATATTTGGGAACTTTTGGCTTTGGCACTCAATGACTTGGTCTCCAAA GGACTCATTGAAGAAGAAGCAATGAATTCCTTCAATATTCCTCTATACTCACCATCCCCATCAGAAGTGAAATCTGAAGTTTTAAAAGAAGGATCTTTCACCATTGATCATCTTGAGACTTCTGAAATGAATTGGACTACATATGATAGCGAACTCATGATGAACTCGCCCGATGCGTTTTTCGATGGTGGATACAATGTTGCAAAGTGCATTAGAGCTATTGTTGAGCCTTTGCTTATTAGTCATTTTGGAGATGCAATTATTGAGGAGGTTTTCTGCAAATACAGGGAAATTCTTTCTGATTGCCTTTCTAAAGAGACCAATAACTTTATCAATGTCATCGTTTCTGTAACAAAAAAAGGATGA